The Corynebacterium camporealensis genome contains a region encoding:
- a CDS encoding J domain-containing protein, translated as MAHYNLYDTLGLDRSASTSDLRGELDSRLATGPFDNPGGEEEVKLASNILGDERKREVYDKRLGELDAEPITVPALRQLAEMNLGGTGAAPQAHSGNGFDSAKQSFATAREDATSKAHALGEDYKNTSTQVIVVTAVAAGLVGIILGGILF; from the coding sequence ATGGCGCATTACAACCTGTATGACACGCTGGGCTTGGATCGCTCGGCATCCACGTCTGACCTGCGCGGGGAGTTGGATTCCCGGCTGGCCACCGGCCCTTTCGACAACCCGGGTGGGGAAGAAGAGGTCAAGCTGGCCAGCAACATCTTGGGGGATGAGCGCAAGCGCGAAGTCTACGACAAGCGTCTCGGCGAGTTAGATGCCGAACCCATCACCGTGCCTGCGCTGCGCCAGCTGGCAGAGATGAACCTCGGGGGCACCGGCGCGGCCCCGCAGGCACACTCCGGCAACGGCTTCGACTCGGCTAAACAGAGCTTTGCGACGGCCCGCGAAGACGCCACCTCCAAAGCCCACGCCCTGGGCGAGGATTACAAGAACACCTCCACCCAGGTTATCGTCGTGACCGCTGTTGCGGCAGGCTTGGTGGGCATCATCTTGGGAGGTATTTTGTTCTAG
- a CDS encoding CAP domain-containing protein, translated as MTLITIVGGVAGLVGAGGSSSGGGGIPSIGSQQVTQQQLIDALNDYRRANNRTELQAMPALNAVAQNWSDTLARPGQPFDHNPHYRDQYPAGASLESENILQNHRGASAQQLIQQWANSPGHRANMLRHGITHVGVGITVRGNTLWAVQNFAKY; from the coding sequence ATGACGCTGATTACCATCGTCGGCGGCGTCGCTGGCCTCGTAGGCGCTGGCGGCAGCAGCTCCGGTGGTGGCGGCATCCCATCTATTGGTTCCCAGCAGGTAACCCAGCAGCAGCTTATCGATGCACTCAACGACTACCGTCGTGCGAACAATAGGACTGAGCTGCAAGCCATGCCTGCGCTCAATGCCGTTGCCCAGAACTGGTCTGACACATTGGCGCGCCCTGGTCAGCCCTTCGACCACAATCCTCACTACAGGGATCAGTACCCTGCTGGCGCTTCCTTGGAGTCCGAGAACATCCTGCAAAACCACAGGGGTGCAAGTGCTCAGCAGCTTATTCAACAGTGGGCTAATTCGCCGGGCCACCGTGCAAACATGCTGCGGCATGGCATCACCCATGTCGGCGTCGGCATTACAGTACGCGGAAATACTCTGTGGGCAGTGCAGAACTTCGCTAAGTACTAA
- a CDS encoding MDR family MFS transporter, with translation MIMILNETSLSVALPSIMADFEIPATTAQWLTTGFMLTMGVVIPTTGFIIERFTTRQIFFTATGLFVVGTIVAAIAPTFILLLLGRVIQAGGTAIILPTLMTVAMTLVPLERRGSVMGVISVVIAVAPALGPTVGGAVLNVFTWHFIFWVMVPLMVLIMIFGYIKLANVGENRNTPLDILSVILSAFAFGGLVYGLSSMQAILNGEGTTEIVITIVGAICLVIFTRRQLSLAKKERALLDLRPFRVRNYTIAVIIMLVSFGLMLGSVTVLPIYLQTSLGVSALVTGLVVMPGGLLQGLISPIVGRIFDRKGPRILMVPGAIMLAGGIWLMATLGMDTPVWMVVTMHVIFAVGMALMMTPLMTTALSSLPDSLYSHGSAIMNTLQQLAGATGTAFLVVFLSRGTQAGLESGMSEAAATAQGTQWAFLLAGVLAIAIVILAPMLKRIEQPAA, from the coding sequence ATGATCATGATTTTGAACGAGACCTCCCTGTCGGTCGCGTTGCCGTCCATCATGGCGGACTTTGAAATCCCCGCTACCACTGCGCAGTGGCTGACCACCGGCTTTATGCTGACGATGGGCGTGGTCATCCCCACCACGGGCTTTATTATTGAGCGCTTTACGACGCGCCAAATCTTCTTCACCGCCACCGGCCTCTTCGTCGTCGGCACCATCGTCGCCGCCATCGCACCAACCTTCATCTTGCTGCTGCTCGGCCGCGTGATTCAGGCCGGCGGTACCGCGATTATCCTGCCGACCCTGATGACCGTGGCGATGACCTTGGTTCCCCTGGAGCGCCGCGGCTCGGTCATGGGCGTTATCTCTGTCGTCATCGCCGTCGCCCCTGCGCTCGGCCCGACGGTCGGCGGTGCGGTGCTCAACGTCTTTACCTGGCACTTCATCTTCTGGGTGATGGTCCCATTGATGGTGCTCATCATGATTTTCGGCTACATCAAGCTGGCCAACGTTGGTGAGAACCGCAATACCCCGCTCGATATTCTCTCCGTCATCCTCTCTGCCTTCGCCTTCGGCGGCCTGGTCTACGGCCTGTCCTCGATGCAGGCGATCCTCAACGGTGAGGGTACCACCGAAATCGTCATCACCATCGTCGGTGCGATCTGCCTGGTGATCTTCACCCGCCGTCAGCTTTCCCTGGCCAAGAAGGAACGCGCTCTTCTGGACCTGCGTCCTTTCCGCGTGCGCAACTACACCATCGCCGTCATCATCATGCTGGTCTCCTTCGGCCTCATGCTCGGTTCGGTCACCGTCTTGCCGATTTACCTGCAGACCTCCCTCGGCGTCAGCGCCCTGGTCACCGGCCTCGTTGTCATGCCGGGTGGCCTCCTGCAGGGCCTCATCTCACCAATCGTTGGTCGTATCTTTGACCGCAAGGGCCCGCGCATCCTCATGGTCCCGGGTGCCATCATGCTGGCCGGCGGCATCTGGTTGATGGCTACCCTCGGCATGGATACCCCGGTCTGGATGGTCGTGACCATGCACGTCATCTTCGCCGTCGGCATGGCGCTGATGATGACCCCGCTGATGACCACCGCGCTGTCCTCCCTGCCGGACAGCCTCTACTCGCACGGCTCGGCCATCATGAACACCCTGCAGCAGCTCGCCGGTGCGACCGGTACGGCCTTCCTGGTTGTCTTCCTTTCCCGCGGCACCCAGGCCGGCCTCGAGTCCGGCATGAGCGAGGCCGCCGCCACCGCCCAGGGCACCCAGTGGGCCTTCCTGCTCGCCGGCGTGCTGGCCATTGCGATTGTCATCCTCGCCCCGATGCTCAAGCGCATCGAGCAGCCGGCCGCCTAA
- the lysS gene encoding lysine--tRNA ligase: MSEQKNTPVNDVPEQLRIRREKRARLLESGVEAYPVEVARTISMAELRRQFQVRKEEDADAPQEDGVTYLAVGEETDVEHAIAGRLIFMRNTGKLCFATLQDGDGTQVQAMLSLAEIGEDRLAAWKSDVDLGDFISVRGRVIASRRGELSIMASEWTMAAKSLRPLPVAFADMAEDTRVRQRYNDLILREEARKNAMTRVKVMRALRNHLEDEDFVEIETPMLQTLHGGAAARPFVTHSNALDIDLYLRIAPELYLKRAVVGGIDRVFEINRNFRNEGVDRSHSPEFAMLETYQAWGDYTDCARTIRESIQAVAMEVFGSHTVTLADGTEYDLGGDTWPEIEMYPSLNEALQRKFPGQPEVTIDSTVDELKALADVIGLDVPKDGGWGHGKLVEEIWELLCEDQLEGPIFVKNFPVETSPLTRQHRSQPGVTEKWDLYVRGFELATGYSELIDPVVQRERFEDQARLAAGGDDEAMVLDEDFLAAMEQGMPPTAGAGMGIDRLLMALTGLGIRETVLFPLVKPEN, encoded by the coding sequence GTGAGTGAGCAGAAGAATACCCCAGTAAACGATGTCCCGGAGCAGCTGCGGATTCGTCGCGAAAAGCGCGCCCGCCTGCTGGAATCCGGTGTAGAGGCCTACCCGGTTGAGGTCGCACGCACTATTTCGATGGCGGAGCTGCGTCGACAGTTCCAGGTCCGCAAGGAAGAAGATGCTGACGCCCCTCAAGAGGATGGGGTGACCTACCTGGCGGTGGGCGAGGAGACCGACGTCGAGCACGCGATTGCTGGTCGCCTTATCTTTATGCGCAATACCGGCAAGCTGTGCTTTGCCACCCTGCAGGATGGCGACGGCACCCAGGTGCAGGCCATGTTGTCCCTGGCAGAAATCGGCGAGGATCGCCTGGCCGCCTGGAAGTCCGACGTGGACTTGGGCGACTTCATTTCCGTGCGCGGTCGCGTCATTGCTTCTCGACGCGGCGAGCTGTCCATCATGGCTTCCGAGTGGACCATGGCTGCGAAGTCGCTGCGCCCGCTGCCGGTCGCCTTTGCTGACATGGCGGAAGATACCCGCGTGCGCCAGCGCTACAACGACCTCATCCTGCGCGAGGAGGCCCGCAAGAATGCGATGACCCGCGTAAAGGTCATGCGCGCGCTGCGCAATCATCTGGAAGACGAGGACTTCGTCGAGATCGAAACCCCGATGCTGCAGACCCTGCACGGTGGTGCGGCGGCACGTCCTTTCGTCACCCACTCCAACGCCCTGGATATCGACCTCTACCTGCGCATTGCCCCAGAGCTGTACCTGAAGAGGGCAGTTGTCGGCGGCATCGATCGCGTCTTTGAGATCAACCGCAACTTCCGCAACGAGGGCGTTGACCGCTCCCACTCGCCGGAGTTCGCCATGCTGGAGACCTACCAGGCTTGGGGCGATTACACCGACTGTGCCCGCACCATCCGCGAGTCCATCCAGGCTGTGGCCATGGAGGTCTTCGGCTCGCACACCGTCACGCTTGCCGATGGCACCGAGTACGACCTCGGCGGCGACACCTGGCCCGAAATCGAGATGTACCCCTCCCTGAACGAGGCCCTGCAGCGTAAGTTCCCGGGCCAGCCGGAGGTCACCATCGACTCCACCGTCGATGAGCTCAAAGCGCTTGCCGATGTCATCGGCCTGGATGTCCCGAAGGACGGCGGCTGGGGCCACGGCAAGCTGGTCGAGGAAATCTGGGAGCTGCTCTGCGAGGACCAGCTCGAAGGCCCGATCTTTGTTAAGAACTTCCCCGTGGAGACCTCCCCGCTGACCCGCCAGCACCGCAGCCAGCCGGGTGTGACTGAGAAGTGGGACCTCTACGTCCGTGGCTTTGAGCTGGCTACCGGCTACTCCGAGCTGATCGACCCGGTTGTTCAGCGCGAGCGCTTCGAGGACCAGGCCCGCCTGGCCGCTGGCGGCGATGATGAAGCCATGGTGCTCGACGAGGACTTCCTCGCCGCCATGGAGCAGGGCATGCCTCCGACAGCCGGTGCCGGCATGGGCATCGACCGCCTGCTCATGGCCCTGACTGGCCTGGGCATCCGCGAGACCGTCCTCTTCCCGCTGGTTAAGCCGGAGAATTAA
- a CDS encoding PhoX family protein, giving the protein MTLRGRNLLSNLFTSSRSSLTCTYKCGNACFGNCDNPSSNPYFGDQFSRRTALRAGGLTVVTVGGSAALAACSNPEERAEMGASESAGTTTAEVELTSAEGMHFDAVQPNTEDKVVIPDGYEQSVLIAWGDPLFKDAPEFDVHNQTAAAAEKQFGFNNDFAGLLKHPDDPNRLVYVCSHEYTTEPMMFPDYDPDNPTEEQVKIGWAGHGHSILEVSKVGDTGELKREFGPLNRRITATTPFRLVGPAAGDKLVQTDADPSGKEVKGTLNNCSGGITPWQTMLSGEENFDQYFRGKAKDKKAQASLERFGIEEEESERKWERFDDRFDVAKTPNEPNRFGWIVEINPLDPDSTPIKHTALGRFKHEAGNIHIADDGTVVCYSGDDSRFEYIYKFISTKKYIEGDLEHNLSILDHGTLYVAKMEGNSPEEEIDGSGVLPEDGLFDGSGTWVKLLTSDTENNKFESHVDGFSAAEVAVFTREAADKVGATKMDRPEDIEVHPDTAKVYVALTNNSYRGATGEDAEKNKEEPMEWAPIKENKNGMVMEIEDDHAGEKFSWNLFIVCGDPREANTYFGGFDKEKVSPISCPDNLAFDNHGNMWISTDGNALDSNDGLYAVTTEGETRGELKCFLTVPAGAETCGPIVTDERVMVNVQHPGEADDATFDAPTSHWPDGGNSTPRPAVAVVWKKDGNIGVEA; this is encoded by the coding sequence ATGACGCTGCGCGGCCGCAACCTGCTATCTAACCTGTTTACTTCCTCCCGATCCAGCCTGACCTGCACCTACAAGTGCGGCAATGCCTGCTTCGGCAACTGCGATAACCCATCGTCCAATCCCTATTTTGGCGACCAGTTCTCCCGTCGTACTGCGCTGCGCGCCGGTGGCCTAACCGTGGTCACCGTCGGTGGCTCGGCCGCCCTGGCTGCCTGCTCGAACCCGGAGGAACGGGCGGAGATGGGGGCATCGGAAAGCGCTGGCACCACCACCGCTGAAGTGGAGCTGACCTCCGCGGAAGGCATGCATTTCGACGCCGTGCAGCCGAACACCGAGGACAAGGTGGTCATCCCGGACGGCTACGAACAGTCCGTGCTGATTGCATGGGGCGACCCGCTTTTCAAAGACGCCCCGGAATTCGACGTCCATAACCAAACCGCCGCTGCTGCCGAGAAGCAGTTCGGCTTCAACAACGACTTCGCCGGCCTGCTCAAGCACCCCGACGACCCGAACCGATTGGTGTATGTCTGCTCGCACGAGTACACCACCGAGCCGATGATGTTCCCGGATTATGACCCGGACAACCCAACCGAAGAGCAGGTCAAGATTGGCTGGGCAGGCCACGGCCATTCCATTCTGGAGGTCTCCAAGGTCGGCGATACCGGCGAGCTGAAGCGCGAGTTTGGCCCGCTCAACCGCCGTATCACCGCCACCACCCCGTTCCGCCTGGTGGGCCCGGCCGCAGGCGACAAGCTGGTGCAAACCGACGCTGATCCGTCCGGTAAGGAAGTCAAGGGCACGCTGAACAACTGCTCCGGCGGTATCACCCCGTGGCAGACCATGCTCTCTGGCGAGGAGAACTTCGACCAGTACTTCCGCGGCAAGGCCAAAGATAAGAAGGCGCAGGCCTCCCTGGAACGCTTCGGCATTGAGGAAGAGGAATCGGAGCGCAAGTGGGAGCGTTTCGATGACCGCTTCGACGTCGCCAAGACCCCAAATGAGCCCAACCGCTTTGGCTGGATTGTGGAAATCAACCCGCTGGACCCGGACTCCACCCCGATTAAGCACACTGCATTGGGCCGCTTTAAGCACGAGGCGGGCAACATCCACATTGCTGACGATGGCACCGTGGTCTGCTACTCCGGCGATGATTCGCGCTTTGAGTACATCTACAAGTTCATCTCCACCAAGAAATACATCGAAGGCGACCTGGAACATAACCTGTCGATTCTCGACCACGGCACCTTGTACGTGGCCAAGATGGAAGGCAACTCCCCGGAAGAAGAAATCGACGGCTCCGGCGTACTGCCTGAGGACGGCCTCTTCGATGGCTCCGGTACGTGGGTCAAGCTGCTGACCTCCGATACGGAAAACAACAAGTTCGAATCCCACGTCGACGGCTTCAGCGCGGCGGAAGTTGCCGTGTTCACCCGTGAGGCCGCCGACAAGGTCGGTGCCACCAAGATGGACCGCCCCGAAGACATCGAGGTCCACCCGGACACCGCGAAGGTCTACGTCGCGCTGACCAACAACTCCTACCGCGGCGCTACCGGCGAAGATGCCGAGAAGAACAAAGAGGAGCCTATGGAATGGGCACCGATTAAGGAAAACAAAAACGGCATGGTCATGGAAATCGAGGACGACCACGCCGGCGAGAAGTTCTCCTGGAACCTGTTTATCGTCTGCGGCGACCCGCGTGAGGCAAACACCTACTTCGGCGGCTTCGACAAAGAGAAGGTCTCCCCAATTTCCTGCCCGGACAACTTGGCCTTCGACAACCACGGCAACATGTGGATTTCCACCGACGGCAACGCCTTAGATTCCAACGACGGCCTTTACGCCGTAACCACCGAGGGCGAAACCCGCGGCGAGCTCAAGTGCTTCCTCACCGTCCCGGCCGGCGCGGAGACCTGCGGGCCCATCGTCACCGACGAGCGCGTCATGGTCAACGTCCAGCACCCGGGCGAAGCTGACGATGCCACCTTCGACGCCCCGACCTCCCACTGGCCCGACGGCGGCAACTCCACCCCACGCCCGGCCGTCGCCGTGGTCTGGAAGAAGGACGGCAACATCGGGGTAGAGGCCTAG
- a CDS encoding carbon starvation CstA family protein produces MNSLILVFIGLAMMAAGYLLYSKFLGKHIFKLSPNYTTPAHRQEDGVDFVPTNKYVLWGHHFTSVAGAAPIIGPAVAVIWGWVPAFLWVTIGTVFMAGMHDLGALWASQRHRGQSIGTLSGRYIGTRGRNLFLVVIFLLLLMVNAAFAVVISDLLVSTPTAVIPTWGAIVVAVLIGQAIYRFNWNLPLVSVVGVITLYGLMILGDRVPVVLPDTVLGIPANGVWIILLFIYAFIASLLPVWVLLQPRDYINGLQLFVGLGILYGSFLLTRPEVVAPTLRDNVPEGTPSIFPLLFVTIACGAISGFHGIVASGTSSKQIDKETDVRFVGYFGAVGEGLLALGTIVAVTSGFRTIADWENIYSEWNAGGVGAFVEGGGNLMNEGLGIPNSLSATILATMAVLFAATTMDSGVRLQRLVVQEIGEIIGLRLTTLIATIIAVGLSFGLTFSAGTDGSGGMTIWPLFGTTNQLMAGLSLSILVIILTYLRRPTWPVLIPLVFVTIMSLWAAVLQLGSLFAEGNWLLLVIDLIIVCAAIWVIIEATAAIRKARKSPQITWTDDDEDAPLPGEQTQETATAQSRTE; encoded by the coding sequence ATGAACTCGTTGATTTTGGTTTTTATCGGCCTGGCCATGATGGCCGCAGGTTATCTGCTGTATTCGAAGTTTCTGGGCAAACACATCTTTAAGCTCTCTCCGAACTACACCACCCCGGCGCACCGCCAGGAAGATGGTGTCGACTTCGTCCCAACGAATAAGTACGTGCTCTGGGGCCACCACTTCACTTCCGTGGCTGGTGCGGCGCCAATTATCGGCCCGGCCGTCGCGGTCATTTGGGGTTGGGTCCCAGCATTTTTGTGGGTGACCATCGGCACCGTGTTCATGGCCGGCATGCATGACCTGGGTGCCCTGTGGGCATCGCAGCGTCACCGCGGCCAGTCCATCGGTACGCTGTCGGGCCGCTACATCGGCACGCGTGGCCGCAACCTCTTCCTCGTGGTCATCTTCCTGCTGCTGCTTATGGTGAATGCAGCGTTTGCCGTGGTGATTTCTGACCTGTTGGTCTCCACCCCGACTGCTGTGATTCCGACCTGGGGCGCCATCGTCGTCGCCGTGCTCATCGGCCAGGCCATCTACCGCTTCAACTGGAACCTGCCGCTGGTCTCCGTCGTGGGTGTTATCACTCTCTACGGCCTGATGATTCTCGGCGACCGCGTGCCAGTCGTCCTGCCGGATACCGTCCTGGGCATCCCGGCCAATGGCGTGTGGATCATCTTGCTATTCATCTACGCGTTTATCGCATCCCTGCTGCCGGTGTGGGTCCTGCTGCAGCCGCGCGACTACATCAATGGCCTGCAGCTCTTCGTCGGCCTGGGCATCCTCTACGGTTCCTTCCTGCTCACCCGCCCGGAGGTCGTCGCACCAACGCTGCGCGACAACGTTCCGGAAGGTACCCCGTCGATCTTCCCGCTGCTGTTCGTCACCATCGCGTGTGGTGCCATCTCTGGTTTCCACGGCATCGTGGCTTCCGGTACCTCGTCGAAGCAGATCGATAAAGAGACTGACGTTCGCTTCGTCGGTTACTTCGGTGCGGTCGGTGAAGGCCTGCTGGCACTGGGCACCATCGTCGCGGTGACCTCTGGCTTCCGCACCATCGCAGATTGGGAGAACATCTACTCCGAGTGGAACGCCGGCGGTGTTGGCGCCTTCGTTGAAGGTGGCGGCAACCTCATGAACGAGGGCCTGGGCATCCCGAACTCCCTGTCGGCAACCATCCTTGCCACCATGGCCGTGCTTTTTGCCGCAACCACGATGGACTCCGGTGTGCGTCTGCAGCGCCTGGTCGTCCAGGAAATCGGCGAAATCATCGGCCTTCGCCTGACCACCCTGATTGCCACCATCATCGCCGTGGGTCTCTCCTTCGGCCTGACCTTCTCCGCCGGCACGGACGGCTCCGGTGGCATGACCATCTGGCCGCTGTTCGGCACCACCAACCAGCTCATGGCAGGCCTGTCGCTGTCCATCCTGGTCATCATCCTGACCTACCTGCGCCGCCCGACCTGGCCTGTCCTCATCCCATTGGTGTTTGTCACCATCATGTCGCTGTGGGCAGCCGTCCTCCAGTTGGGCAGCCTCTTTGCCGAGGGCAACTGGCTCCTGCTGGTCATCGACCTCATCATCGTCTGCGCCGCCATCTGGGTCATCATTGAGGCCACCGCGGCCATCCGCAAGGCCCGCAAGTCCCCGCAGATTACCTGGACTGACGACGACGAAGACGCCCCGCTGCCCGGCGAGCAAACCCAAGAAACTGCGACCGCCCAGTCCCGCACCGAGTAA
- a CDS encoding cory-CC-star protein, which yields MLDKLKALAHGLNEYYQAPYRATFAKAQQQEDDFFRLLVLSEALGIPNPASYYTLELLPLVYEDFHAWHRRMGMANSPLEGIRCC from the coding sequence ATGCTGGACAAGCTCAAAGCACTCGCACATGGGCTCAACGAGTACTACCAGGCGCCATATCGGGCGACCTTCGCTAAGGCCCAGCAGCAAGAAGATGACTTCTTCCGCCTGCTGGTCTTATCGGAGGCCCTCGGCATCCCCAACCCGGCGAGCTACTACACCCTAGAGCTCCTCCCGCTGGTCTACGAGGACTTCCACGCCTGGCACCGCCGCATGGGCATGGCCAACTCCCCACTGGAGGGCATCCGATGCTGCTAA
- a CDS encoding ArsA family ATPase: MLLNPPPITFFGGKGGVGKTTLAAATARNLAQAGRSVLLVSTDPAHNLGHIWGTTLSDAPTILQPGLTAIELDPARTTEEHLRSVGANLRKFMPEHLHKEITRHLDLARNSPGTHEAALLERIAELIEHAEDYDHLIFDTAPSGHTTRLLELPEVMAAYTDGLLARREKSEKFGSLVSGMAGSDNATSTRTDPTARRNQEIRSTLLKRRRRFEKLRAALSDAQRTGFYIVLTPERLPVLESTELHAELTDNGIRVAGLIVNRCIPEEAGEFLAARRAAEQDALELLKQRLPDEQPLLLPWLPQEIGDADALDELAQRI, encoded by the coding sequence ATGCTGCTAAATCCCCCACCGATTACGTTCTTCGGCGGCAAGGGCGGCGTGGGCAAGACCACCTTGGCTGCTGCCACCGCCCGCAACCTCGCCCAGGCCGGGCGATCCGTTCTGTTGGTCTCCACGGACCCGGCGCACAACTTGGGCCACATCTGGGGCACCACGCTTTCCGATGCCCCCACCATCCTCCAGCCAGGTCTCACCGCCATCGAGCTCGACCCGGCGCGCACCACCGAAGAACACCTGCGTAGCGTCGGTGCGAACCTGCGCAAGTTCATGCCGGAGCACCTCCACAAAGAAATCACCCGTCACCTTGATCTCGCGCGCAATTCGCCCGGCACCCACGAGGCCGCACTGCTCGAGCGCATTGCCGAACTTATCGAGCACGCCGAGGATTACGACCACCTCATCTTCGATACCGCGCCTTCCGGGCACACCACACGCCTGCTGGAGCTGCCTGAGGTCATGGCGGCTTATACCGACGGCCTGCTCGCTCGGCGCGAGAAGTCTGAGAAATTCGGCAGCCTGGTCAGCGGCATGGCCGGTTCCGATAATGCGACCTCTACCCGCACTGATCCGACTGCCCGGCGCAACCAAGAGATTCGCTCCACCCTTCTCAAGCGGCGCCGTCGCTTTGAGAAACTCCGTGCAGCGCTTTCCGATGCCCAGCGCACCGGCTTCTACATCGTTCTTACCCCGGAACGCCTCCCGGTCTTAGAAAGCACCGAACTGCACGCTGAACTCACCGACAACGGCATCCGCGTGGCAGGGCTCATCGTCAATCGCTGCATCCCGGAGGAAGCTGGCGAATTCCTTGCTGCCCGCCGCGCCGCCGAACAGGACGCGCTTGAGTTGCTGAAGCAGCGCCTTCCCGACGAGCAACCGCTCCTACTCCCTTGGTTACCCCAAGAAATCGGCGATGCGGATGCCCTGGATGAACTCGCCCAAAGGATCTAG
- a CDS encoding pantoate--beta-alanine ligase, with translation MIQPPLIDDIQRIGMVGSAFAKKGKPVVLVPLGEGVHAGHINLVRAARRIRGGIVVVALSSTDEQDAQALIEENVDFIWQYTTDDLFPRGQRTQVVPDDFGMETDLAAPLTQLVAMLGAVRPSDIVVGEKDYELLIALQQAVVDLHLGVRVQGVPTVRTPEGVAMSLRNTHVPTDAREAASALSAALTAGAYAAEEGAEKVLETARAVLDAAGVEPEYLELRGRDLGEAPEEGDARLLVAATFGDVRLIDNAGLPLGIGFRNIDGS, from the coding sequence ATGATCCAGCCGCCACTTATCGACGATATCCAGCGCATCGGCATGGTGGGCTCGGCTTTTGCCAAGAAGGGCAAGCCGGTCGTCCTCGTGCCGCTGGGCGAGGGCGTTCACGCAGGTCACATCAACCTGGTGCGCGCGGCCCGTCGCATCCGCGGCGGCATCGTCGTAGTTGCGTTGAGCAGTACAGATGAGCAGGACGCCCAAGCGCTTATCGAGGAAAACGTCGACTTCATCTGGCAGTACACCACAGACGATCTCTTCCCGCGCGGCCAGCGCACCCAGGTCGTACCGGACGACTTCGGCATGGAGACCGATCTGGCTGCACCCCTGACCCAGTTGGTGGCGATGCTAGGTGCCGTGCGCCCCAGCGACATCGTCGTTGGCGAGAAGGACTACGAGCTGCTCATCGCACTCCAGCAGGCCGTCGTTGACCTGCATTTGGGCGTGCGCGTGCAGGGCGTGCCGACGGTGCGCACCCCAGAAGGCGTGGCTATGAGCCTGCGTAACACGCACGTACCTACCGATGCCCGCGAGGCCGCCTCCGCACTCTCCGCCGCCCTGACCGCCGGTGCCTATGCCGCTGAAGAAGGCGCTGAGAAGGTCCTCGAGACCGCCCGTGCCGTCCTCGATGCCGCGGGTGTCGAGCCAGAATATCTGGAGCTGCGTGGCCGTGACCTTGGTGAAGCACCTGAGGAAGGCGATGCCCGCTTGCTCGTAGCAGCGACCTTCGGCGATGTTCGCCTCATCGATAATGCGGGGCTACCGTTGGGAATTGGCTTCCGCAACATCGACGGCAGTTAG
- a CDS encoding Rossmann-fold NAD(P)-binding domain-containing protein, with protein sequence MQAPRMRVALFGASLAGRRLADGLEAAGHSVSLVQDPANIAEADLLILGVEEDALQRAIDVVEEHVRDGLIVMHTCLSRGVQDLDPLETRGCVVAALAPIQQGRWALTALDELGETIAGLLTAEMHAVTIALNEDERGLYAARLYYAQVLARLSGKAHLELDLVDDPDMPAIDESAVRAAYRYITEPGLRRAYVESVRRLGEVEDRHALEMWAFQEENS encoded by the coding sequence ATGCAGGCACCCCGCATGCGGGTCGCACTGTTCGGGGCGTCGCTGGCGGGGCGTCGTCTAGCAGATGGCTTAGAAGCCGCCGGGCATAGCGTGTCCCTGGTGCAGGACCCAGCCAACATCGCGGAGGCAGACCTGCTCATCCTCGGTGTGGAGGAAGATGCCCTGCAGCGCGCCATCGACGTGGTGGAAGAACATGTGCGTGACGGGCTTATCGTGATGCACACCTGCCTGAGCCGCGGCGTGCAGGACCTTGATCCGTTGGAAACTCGCGGATGTGTGGTGGCAGCACTCGCTCCTATTCAGCAGGGGCGGTGGGCATTGACTGCTTTGGATGAGCTGGGTGAGACCATCGCCGGGCTGCTCACGGCCGAGATGCACGCGGTGACGATTGCGCTGAACGAAGACGAGCGCGGCCTGTATGCCGCCCGGTTGTACTATGCGCAGGTGCTCGCCCGGTTAAGCGGCAAAGCCCATCTGGAGCTGGACCTCGTCGACGATCCTGACATGCCCGCCATCGATGAATCCGCCGTACGCGCTGCTTATCGCTACATCACTGAGCCCGGATTGCGCCGGGCCTATGTCGAATCTGTTCGCCGCTTAGGCGAAGTTGAAGACCGCCACGCACTCGAAATGTGGGCATTCCAGGAGGAGAATTCATGA